A stretch of DNA from Meleagris gallopavo isolate NT-WF06-2002-E0010 breed Aviagen turkey brand Nicholas breeding stock unplaced genomic scaffold, Turkey_5.1 ChrUn_random_7180001948711, whole genome shotgun sequence:
tTGCATATGGAATTGTTGTAACAAAGCGAAGCTTCCTAATGGGATTAGTAGTTTTTTGTTCATCAGGCCGCTTTTGACATTCCTTAGGCATTCTGTCTGGTAGCTCTTCCTGCTATGATTCAGTACAGGAGAATGTTTCAAGCATGTGCATATGTACATATGTAATGAATCAGCTGGTCTGGATTGGGGAAGGGTGAGAAAATCAGCCCtggttccttttctttctcctacgACTTACTTGCCTACTGTATTGCTGTGGAAGTTGGAAATCAGGTTTCCCAAGATAAACCTGCTCTTGGGCAACAAATTTAGAGTATGTAATTTATGAAACTCAtcttataaaaaataaacacattccAGAGGTACACGCAATTCTCTGTCCAGTCATCTACAAATTAAGTTGtcgttttttttcccctcatcttaTACTGAGTAATAGATATACTTCTTGTTAcgtgaaaagaaaatgagttaaACTCTCATTAatctcattaatttttttctctctgtttgtaggtgtggaagaaaatgtcagtcAGCATGCATGAAAATCGCAAATCTAGGGCCAGTACTGGCTCCATAAACATATACTTATTCCACAAGTCATCCTATGCTGATAGTGTCCTGACTCACTTGAATCTTCTGCGTCAGCAGCGTCTCTTTACAGATGTTCTTCTCCATGCTGGGAACAGGTCATTCCCCTGCCACAGAGCTgtcctggctgcctgcagccgCTATTTTGAAGCAATGTTCAGTGGAGGACTGAAAGAGAGCCAGGACAGCGAAGTCAACTTCCATAACTCCATTCACCCAGAAGTCTTGGAGCTGCTTCTGGACTATGCATATTCCTCCAGGGTTATCATCAATGAGGAGAATGCAGAGTCGCTGCTGGAGGCTGGTGACATGCTGGAGTTCCAGGACATCAGGGATGCTTGTGCAGAGTTTCTGGAGAAAAACCTTCATCCTACCAACTGTCTTggcatgctgctgctgtcagatgCTCACCAGTGCACCAAGCTTTATGAGCTCTCTTGGAGGATGTGCCTTAGCAACTTCCAGAGTATCAGTAAAAGTGAAGACTTCCTCCAGCTGCCGAAAGACATGGTAGTGCAGCTCCTTTCCAGTGAAGAATTAGAAACCGAAGATGAAAGGCTCGTGTATGAATCAGCTATGAACTGGGTCAACTATGACTTGAGTAAGCGTCACTGTTACCTGCCTGAGCTACTTCAGACAGTGAGACTGGCCCTCTTGCCAGCCATATACCTGATGGAGAACGTGGCAATGGAAGAACTTATCAccaagcaaaggaaaagcaaagagataGTAGAAGAATCGATACGATGCAAGTTAAAGATCCTACAGAATGATGGAGTGGTCACTAGTTTGTGTGCCAGACCCCGCAAAACCGGCCATTCACTTTTTCTTCTAGGTGGCCAGACTTTCATGTGTGACAAGCTGTACCTGGTGGACCAAAAGGCAAAGGAGATCATTCCGAAGGCTGACATACCGAGTCCGCGGAAAGAGTTCAGTGCTTGTGCCATAGGCTGCAAAGTGTATATCACTGGGGGACGAGGGTCAGAAAACGGAGTCTCCAAAGATGTGTGGGTGTATGACACCCTTCATGAGGAGTGGTCAAAGGCTGCTCCCATGCTGGTGGCTCGCTTTGGCCATGGCTCTGCTGAGCTGAAGCACTGTCTGTATGTGGTAGGAGGACACACTGCAGCAACTGGATGCCTCCCAGCTTCCCCTTCAGTATCCTTAAAGCAAGTAGAACAATACGATCCTGTGACCAACAAATGGACCATGGTTGCCCCGCTGCGAGAGGGAGTAAGCAATGCAGCTGTGGTCAGCGCAAAGCTGAAGCTGTTTGCTTTCGGAGGGACCAGTGTCAGCCACGACAAGCTGCCCAAAGTTCAGTGCTACGATCAGTGTGAGAACAGATGGACGGTACCAGCAACCTGCCCCCAGCCTTGGCGCTacactgctgcagctgtccTGGGTAACCAGATTTTTATTATGGGTGGAGATACGGAATTCTCTGCGTGCTCTGCTTACAAATTCAACAGTGAGACATACCAGTGGACTAAGGTGGGAGATGTGACAGCCAAGCGGATGAGCTGCCACGCAGTGGCATCTGGAAACAAGCTGTATGTTGTTGGAGGCTACTTTGGCATTCAGAGATGCAAAACGTTGGACTGCTACGATCCCACTTTGGACGTATGGAACAGCATAACAACTGTGCCATACTCGCTGATTCCCACAGCATTTGTCAGCACATGGAAGCACCTCCCCTCGTAATTGTGTGTGTTGCAATTAGAAAATATCAGGTAAGAAACAGCACCTTTGAATTCCAccattaaaatgcttttcacaCAGG
This window harbors:
- the ENC1 gene encoding ectoderm-neural cortex protein 1, whose amino-acid sequence is MSVSMHENRKSRASTGSINIYLFHKSSYADSVLTHLNLLRQQRLFTDVLLHAGNRSFPCHRAVLAACSRYFEAMFSGGLKESQDSEVNFHNSIHPEVLELLLDYAYSSRVIINEENAESLLEAGDMLEFQDIRDACAEFLEKNLHPTNCLGMLLLSDAHQCTKLYELSWRMCLSNFQSISKSEDFLQLPKDMVVQLLSSEELETEDERLVYESAMNWVNYDLSKRHCYLPELLQTVRLALLPAIYLMENVAMEELITKQRKSKEIVEESIRCKLKILQNDGVVTSLCARPRKTGHSLFLLGGQTFMCDKLYLVDQKAKEIIPKADIPSPRKEFSACAIGCKVYITGGRGSENGVSKDVWVYDTLHEEWSKAAPMLVARFGHGSAELKHCLYVVGGHTAATGCLPASPSVSLKQVEQYDPVTNKWTMVAPLREGVSNAAVVSAKLKLFAFGGTSVSHDKLPKVQCYDQCENRWTVPATCPQPWRYTAAAVLGNQIFIMGGDTEFSACSAYKFNSETYQWTKVGDVTAKRMSCHAVASGNKLYVVGGYFGIQRCKTLDCYDPTLDVWNSITTVPYSLIPTAFVSTWKHLPS